CCCTCGGTTCCGGAGCGTGGAGCGGGACGATCTAGGATGTCCCCTCGAAGCCATTCGCGACGCTTTACTAGTGTGATCCCGGTGGCATGACGGAAGGGGGTGCCAGTTGGACGCGAGGACCCTGATCGAAGCCAAGGCGTCGGCCCTTGACGAACAAGTTGAGGCCCGTGTGCAACTGCTGGAGCGTTGGACTTCGGCGGTCCGCCATGAGTTGGGCAACGTGCTCTATCCGAGCCGAAGCTTGCTCGAGAGGGCGTCGAACTCGCCCGGCCCGGCATCCGAGATCGCCGCCCGGATCGGTGATCTGATGGAGAGCATTGATCACAATCGGGCCTCGTTGGCCTGCGTCCGACCGGTGTCGAACGATGCGTCCAGCGGTGCGACCATCGTCGGCGAGTGGTGGGGCCGGACTCGACACCTGCTCCACGCCGTCGTGGGGCGGCAGGTGCGGTGCACGGGGCCGCACGAGTGCGACCACGCCCTGCCGGCAACCGACAGTGGCCTGACGGCGCTCGCGCTGCCCATCTTCGTGGCGCTCGACCTAGCAGCAGGCGACGGCGGCATCGAATCGGTCGTGGTCGACGCGCCGCGCGGCGAGCTCGCGCTGCGCATCGAAGCCGCCGCCACGGGCCTCGATCGCTTGGCGTTGCCCAGCAGGGTCTACGCGGTGGCGGCCGTGCTTGGGTGCGAAGTGACCAGCGAAACTCGGACCGGCACCTGGACGGCCCGCGCACGCTGGGATGGCCCTGCCGATCCAATGTGAGATCCAACCGCGCAGACTTGCCGGTCGTGGATGATCGAACTCCGAGCGGCGTTCGTGTCCGTTCGTTGCTGCCCCTCGCTATTCGGGAAGCCGAATCAAGTTCGTTGCATTGCCTCCGTCCCAGAACCCAGCATCCCCGGGCCATCCCTCTCGTCCCATAGAAAAGCCGCCCTGGCGCCCCCAGGAAGCGTTGATGCTCGAGGATCAGTCGTTGATTGTCGAGCATCGGTCGTTCATGGAGCTCCATCAAGAGCTGATCGTCGAGCATCAGGAGCTGATGGAGGACGATCAGGAGTTCGTGGCGGACGATCAGTCGTTGGTGAAGGCCGATCAGGAGCTGATAGAGGCCGATCAAGAGCCGATGGACGTCCATCAGTCGTTCATGGAGCTTCATCAGGAGCCCATGGCGCTTGCAAGAGAGCCCCGCCGACGAACGAGGAAACACCCACGGAGCCCCTGCCGCGTCGGTCGTTCTCGGAACCGTGAACGCGACCGCGATCACTCCAGCCGCTCGAGCCGCTCGCACACCGACTCGATCACGCTGACACGGGCGAACCGCTTGTCGTTGGCGGGAACCAGGTGCCAGTGCGAGATCTCCGTGCTCGTGCGTGCGATCATCTCGTTGGCGGCGGCCTTGTAGTCGTCCCAGCGCAGCCGGTTGCGGTGGTCTTCGTCGGTGAGCTTGTACTTCTTGTAGCCGGTCCGGGATCGAAGCTCGAAACGCTTCGCCTGCGTGTCTCGATCGATGTGCAGCCAGAACTTCATGACGACCAAGCTACGCTCGGCGAGCTGGTCCTCGAAGTCGTTGATCTCCTCGTACGCCCGGCGCCACTCGGTCGCCGAGGCCAGGCCCTCGACGCGCTCGACCAACACGCGGCCGTACCAGCTGCGGTCGAAGATCGCCATGCGTCCGTTGGCGGGGACGTCGCGCCAGAATCGCCAGAGGTAGTGCCGTGCGAGCTCTTCCTCGTTCGGCGCACCCGTCGAGATGACGTGGTAGTCGCGGACGGGCAGCGGCCGGATGAGCCGACGGATCGCCCCGCCCTTGCCGGCCGCGTCCCAGCCCTCGAACACGATGACCGGAGATCGACCTCCGCGCAGGCCACGGACGAGCCGGGCCAGCCGGGCCTGTGCCTCGCCGAGGCGATCCTTGTACTCGTCCCGCTCGAGCGATTGGCCGAGGTCGACCGCATCGAGCGGGCTGCGCTGCGGCGCGGTCAGCGTCGTGGGCTCGGACTCGGTGACAGCCGGCTCGGACGCCGCCGGGCCTGCAGCATCCAGCCGGGCCCGCACCGCCGACGCGATGGTCTCGCCGATCGTCAGGTCGCGATAGTCCTCGTCGACGCCCTCGATGATGTGCCATGGGGCGGTGCTGCGGTCGGTCAGGCGGACGTACCGCTCGACGATCGGCATCACCCGATCGTGGTCCTTCAACAGGGCGCGGTCGACGTCGTCGACCTGCCACGACAGAGCAGGATCGGCGTCGGCCCGCTCGATCCGATTGCGTAGCTCGTTGCGCGGCAGGTGGAGCCAGAACTTGAGCACCAGCGAGCCATCGTCCGTAAGCGCCCGCTCGAACCGCACGGCGTGGCTCACCCGGCGCTCGTACTCGAGGTCATCGATGGTGCCGGCGATCCTCGCATCGAGGATGTGCCGTGCCCAGCCGCCCATGTAGAGCCCGATGCACCCCCGCCGCGGCAAGACGCGCCAGTACCGCCAGAAACGCGGCCTGGCCGCTTCCTCGCTGGAAGGCTCGACGAAGACCTCGGTCTTGAGGTGCCGTGCATCCATCCATTCGTTGAGCAGGTCGACGACGCTGTTGCAGCCGAGGCGATCGTCGCCCGCGATCAAGATGAGAACGGAGAAGTCGGCATCCCTCAGATCGAACTGGGCGTTGAGCAGGTCGACCCGGAGCCCGGGGACGCGCTTCTTGAAGACGTCCTTGTCGACCGTGCTGCCGGTTTCTGCATTCTCGAACATAGGGCTCCCCGGGGCTCTCGTAGTCTACCGGAGCCACGTCGGTCGAGCCGTGCCACGCCAGCGTGGTACCATCGCGGTCCACACCAGAGAGTGCAACTGCATGCCGTCCGACACGCCCCCAACGAGCGCCCGAAGCGAGGCCCCACGCCGCCTGCTCATCACCGGCATCGCCGGCTTCCTGGGCGCGCACGTGGCTCGAGTTGCCACCGGCGCGGGCTGGGACGTCGTTGGCGTCACGCGAGCCTCCTCGACGCCGTATCCACACCTGACGATTGACCTCGCCGAGGACGACGCGGCGCGCGATGCCATCGAGCGACTCGCTCCGCATGCGGTGATCCATTGCGCCGCAAACGCGCGCACCAACGAGTGCGAGCGGTTCCCCGAGCTCGCCGAACGCGACAACGTGCTGGCGACCCGGCTGCTGGCCGAGGCGTGTGTTGACGACAGAAGTGCCACACCGATGGTCGTGTGCTCGACGGACCTGGTCTTCGACGGCGAGCGGCCCGGCGGGATGTACGCCGAGAGTGACGAGCCCAACCCGATCAACGCGTACGGACGCAGCAAGCTGTCGATGGAGCGGATGCTGCGCGAGATCGGCTCGCACGCCGTCGTCGCACGCTTGCCGCTGCTCTTCGGCCCCCCCGCTGCCGAGAACGCCCGGGGCTGTTTCCTCTCCGCGTGGGCCGAGCACCTACGCGGCGGCGAGGAACTCGTCTTGTTCACCAACGAATGGCGCACGCCCCTGAGTGCCCGCGACGCGGCACGGGGGCTGCTCGCGTGCCTTGAACACGGCGAAGCGGGCGAGACCTACCACGTCGCTGGCGCCGAGCGCGTCGACCGGTACGTGCTCGGCACTCGCTTCGCCGCCCATGCCGCTGGCTCGCTCGGATTCGACGCCACCTTGATCAAGCCCGGCGTCCAGAGCGACGTACCGATGCCCGCGCCCCGCGCCAAGGACGTCTCGCTCGACACCGGGCGCGCGCGAAGCGGCCTGGGCTTCGAACCCAGGCCGCTCGACAAGGAACTGCAATGGACGGCCGGCGTCATGGCCGGCCAGCCGGC
This Phycisphaerales bacterium DNA region includes the following protein-coding sequences:
- the pap gene encoding polyphosphate:AMP phosphotransferase, which gives rise to MFENAETGSTVDKDVFKKRVPGLRVDLLNAQFDLRDADFSVLILIAGDDRLGCNSVVDLLNEWMDARHLKTEVFVEPSSEEAARPRFWRYWRVLPRRGCIGLYMGGWARHILDARIAGTIDDLEYERRVSHAVRFERALTDDGSLVLKFWLHLPRNELRNRIERADADPALSWQVDDVDRALLKDHDRVMPIVERYVRLTDRSTAPWHIIEGVDEDYRDLTIGETIASAVRARLDAAGPAASEPAVTESEPTTLTAPQRSPLDAVDLGQSLERDEYKDRLGEAQARLARLVRGLRGGRSPVIVFEGWDAAGKGGAIRRLIRPLPVRDYHVISTGAPNEEELARHYLWRFWRDVPANGRMAIFDRSWYGRVLVERVEGLASATEWRRAYEEINDFEDQLAERSLVVMKFWLHIDRDTQAKRFELRSRTGYKKYKLTDEDHRNRLRWDDYKAAANEMIARTSTEISHWHLVPANDKRFARVSVIESVCERLERLE
- a CDS encoding SDR family oxidoreductase; protein product: MPSDTPPTSARSEAPRRLLITGIAGFLGAHVARVATGAGWDVVGVTRASSTPYPHLTIDLAEDDAARDAIERLAPHAVIHCAANARTNECERFPELAERDNVLATRLLAEACVDDRSATPMVVCSTDLVFDGERPGGMYAESDEPNPINAYGRSKLSMERMLREIGSHAVVARLPLLFGPPAAENARGCFLSAWAEHLRGGEELVLFTNEWRTPLSARDAARGLLACLEHGEAGETYHVAGAERVDRYVLGTRFAAHAAGSLGFDATLIKPGVQSDVPMPAPRAKDVSLDTGRARSGLGFEPRPLDKELQWTAGVMAGQPA